A region of uncultured Desulfobacter sp. DNA encodes the following proteins:
- a CDS encoding SpvB/TcaC N-terminal domain-containing protein translates to MGEKFAANPVTGTGSMNVPIAVSPGRGGFGPKLSLSYDSGAGNGLFGFGWHLSLPAISRKTDKGLPQYRDAQESDIFLLSGAEDLVPITGLNGTSDGDSDTVPGFTIFRYRPRIEGLFARIERWVSDNKNDDGTHWRSISKDNILTIYGRDGNSRIYDPDNPQRIFTWLISETRDDKGNAILYEYKAEDETGVDLSQVHEHNRNTCRAINRYLKRIKYGNTTPLLNDDGKRPQSLSNDLIEQTPWLFEAVFDYGEHKNQNTPIPDSTKEWQIRPDPFSSYRAGFEIRTYRRCQRVLMFHHFPEDGGYDGLVRSTDCTYSDDQPQEKSPAPVYTFLKQVTQTGYKLHEDGNGYHAKSMPPLTFTYSQPRVQDKVEEVTTAGLENLPVGLDGTTYQWTDLHGEGLPGILTEQADAWYYKRNVSPIPTQLPDGGEYVTAQFAPLETVNLKPNLALAAGVQFMDLAGDGLPDLVVLDGPVTGFFEHDAEENWKNFRPFISRLNRSSRDPNLKFVDLDGDGHADVLITEDEALVWHASLGEAGFSPARRTTQALDEEKGPRLVFADPEQTIYLADLSGDGLTDLVRIRNGEVCYWPNLGYCRFGAKVTMDNAPWFDHPDQFDQKRLRLADIDGSGTTDIIYLHSDGVHLYFNQSGNSWCSKQDLPVFPQVDNLSAITVVDLLGNGTACLVWSSPLPGHFGRQMGYVNLMGDQKPHLLIKTANNLGAETRVHYAPSTKFYLMDKQRGVPWITKLPFPVHVVEKMETFDWISRNRFVTRYAYHHGYFDGEEREFRGFAMVEQWDGEAMAAISNNNGLFTPVNEKAEFSLPEVYTKTWFHTGVPGDQGLISQSLAGEYDGAPPKSDPDYGKNFQTFITEQLLPDTVLPQDLSVAEIREACRSLKGSMLRQEIYALDGSDKEAHPYSIMEQNFTICSLQDRGTNRHAIFFTHPREAITFHHERNPDDPRIQHAMTLAVDEYGNILKEATIGYGRSMDAPDEQKLIHITCTENSFTTAITDEIGVYRTPLPAESRTYEMRKAEQEKSPNGKFRPYGFEEMRSYVAQAGAGHHDIAYQDIHFSQAQETDTYFRRPIEHVRTLYRDNELTGPLPLGELESLALPYESYKLAFTDELLNTVFQRPHPGEQDEPLLPDDPADALSIANPGEAISGHGGYVKLSFNADDQNRWWVPSGQVFFSSGENDTPQAELGAARHNFFTPRRYLDPFGHSTTVTFDPHCLLMQETCDALGNTVLAENDYRVLQPSGMTDPNGNRNAVVFDTLGMVAGTAVMGKIDDQDRSESGDSLLDFVSDPTVGQLTAMMEAPTERSGELLKQATTRIVYDLDRFHKTQSQYPQDPSQWYPVFAATIARETHVRDLQDGQETALQISFSYSDGFGREIQKKIQAEPGPLDLNDPNSPHAEPRWVGSGWTVFNNKGKPVRQYEPFFDDSHEFKFGNKVGVSPILFYDPLGRIVATLHPNHTWEKVRFDPWQQTTWDVNDTCAVYNPQAVVPHDTRTDPDIGGYVDEYFKTQPSGWLSWYEQRIEGALGTAEQTAARKAAHHADTPTTAHFDSLGRPFLTIARNRVVCPGHSLNGNEDELETRIELDIEGNQQSVTDAKGRVVMRYKYDMLGTVIHQVSMEAGARWMLNDVRSKPIHSWDSRNFSHRMTYDALRRPREHYVKGAEGTEQLVGKTLYGDTPGALPAPEQSNHRGQAYKVYDNAGLVTSEAYDFKGNLLSSSIQLRQDYKATADWPQNPETEEDKLEQEVFCSRSWYDALNRPVQLIAPHSNPPGTKFDIIRPGYNEANLLERVDVWPQQKEAPEDLLDPDSAPLQAVSNIDYDAKGQRQQIAYGNGTKTSYSYDPQSYRLTRLLTTRTAGGNGLIANIFSSPNCLQDLRYTYDPAGNISRIEDASLKTTFHSGKIDPAFNYTYDALYRLIEAMGREQIGQSATPVEKSNTRDYPFAGSCPQSSNPQALRAYTERYVYDAVGNFINFIHKADAGDWQRDYHYEAANLLAEETGVSNRLTTTVLHPNGNQPVVEPYSYDAHGNMTAMPHLSLMAWDFHDQLCASSKQVVNNGGTPETTWYVYDSGGHRVRKVTENYADAGSDPTKKNERIYLGGFELYREYAGDGNDLTLERATLHLMDDKQRIGLVETKMVDTNSNEGLGVPLVRYQLANHLGSASLELDRDGGLISYEEYHPYGTTAFQLHKGEVSLKRYRYTGMERDEETGLNYHSARYYALWSGRWCSCDPAGLVDGVNIYMYAKNSPLLLIDPLGQQSLEELENGPPPGGYSMFTPLNEGAPDDIALPIGEGRELPHYSPPHTPSPQSDAKSTSTNTTDVIIRPDNQRNPPHSCDWIAPGEKIPVCHFLIDNPTAGKLYEAFQVIGSVLLLRQDLKSLSGSFRNRKGEFHTYSETVTTKTRQAPSKPKSVELYKSTLRGPTPPHSDADTVFFKDRGDRRMTIMRQRHNEITFDTEIGPGDMGLAHYVARKSGGNIYLGSGTHGTPAGGVSWIIPRLRHLPFFEQDRDLFQGTRRGIITRVYDVHEDVERQRFFKKIEDSRNAFEGQITVIRGWCWSTYTKDF, encoded by the coding sequence ATGGGTGAAAAATTCGCTGCCAATCCGGTGACAGGCACGGGTTCCATGAACGTACCCATCGCCGTTAGCCCGGGACGAGGCGGTTTTGGTCCAAAACTCTCCCTCTCCTATGACTCGGGTGCGGGTAATGGACTATTCGGATTTGGCTGGCACCTTTCCCTGCCCGCCATCTCCCGAAAAACAGACAAGGGCTTGCCCCAATACCGCGATGCACAAGAATCGGATATTTTTCTTCTCTCCGGTGCAGAAGATCTGGTCCCTATAACTGGGCTCAATGGAACCAGTGACGGAGATTCAGACACGGTCCCCGGCTTCACTATTTTCCGTTATCGACCACGTATAGAAGGGCTTTTTGCCCGCATCGAGCGCTGGGTCAGTGACAATAAAAATGATGACGGTACCCACTGGCGTTCCATTTCTAAGGACAACATCCTGACAATTTACGGCAGGGATGGTAATTCCAGGATTTATGACCCGGATAATCCACAAAGGATATTCACCTGGTTGATCAGTGAAACCCGGGATGACAAGGGCAATGCCATCCTTTACGAGTACAAAGCAGAAGATGAGACAGGGGTTGATCTAAGCCAGGTCCATGAGCACAATCGAAATACTTGCAGAGCCATTAACCGGTATCTTAAACGCATTAAATACGGTAATACCACCCCTCTGCTGAATGACGACGGGAAAAGGCCGCAATCCCTCTCCAATGACCTAATCGAACAAACCCCATGGTTATTCGAAGCGGTGTTCGATTATGGTGAACACAAAAATCAAAACACCCCGATACCGGACAGCACCAAGGAGTGGCAGATACGTCCGGACCCCTTTTCCAGCTACCGGGCAGGCTTTGAGATTCGCACCTACCGGCGATGCCAAAGGGTACTGATGTTTCACCATTTTCCGGAAGACGGAGGTTATGACGGACTGGTCCGCTCCACTGATTGTACTTACTCCGATGATCAACCCCAGGAAAAATCCCCTGCCCCTGTCTATACTTTTTTAAAACAGGTAACTCAGACCGGTTATAAACTCCATGAAGACGGCAATGGTTACCATGCCAAGAGCATGCCTCCGCTCACGTTTACCTACTCCCAACCCAGAGTTCAGGACAAAGTTGAGGAGGTAACCACGGCCGGCTTGGAAAATCTGCCGGTTGGTCTTGACGGCACCACCTATCAGTGGACCGATCTGCACGGCGAAGGCCTCCCCGGCATCCTCACCGAGCAGGCCGATGCCTGGTACTACAAACGAAACGTCAGCCCCATCCCCACACAGTTGCCTGACGGCGGAGAATACGTCACGGCACAATTTGCGCCCCTTGAAACCGTTAATCTCAAGCCCAACCTGGCACTGGCCGCAGGGGTTCAGTTCATGGACCTGGCAGGGGACGGCCTGCCGGATCTGGTTGTCCTGGATGGCCCGGTAACCGGATTCTTTGAGCATGACGCTGAAGAGAACTGGAAGAATTTCCGTCCCTTTATCTCCCGCCTCAACCGCAGCAGCCGTGATCCCAACCTCAAATTCGTGGACCTGGACGGCGACGGTCATGCCGACGTACTCATCACAGAGGATGAGGCTCTGGTATGGCATGCATCCCTTGGAGAGGCAGGCTTTAGCCCGGCCCGGCGAACGACCCAGGCCCTGGACGAAGAAAAGGGACCACGCCTGGTCTTTGCCGATCCCGAGCAAACCATCTATCTGGCAGATCTCTCCGGTGACGGCCTCACCGATCTGGTCCGCATCCGAAATGGAGAGGTTTGCTACTGGCCCAACCTGGGGTACTGCCGTTTCGGGGCCAAGGTGACCATGGACAATGCGCCCTGGTTTGACCACCCGGATCAATTTGACCAGAAACGTCTTCGCCTGGCAGACATCGACGGCAGCGGCACCACGGATATCATATATCTGCATAGCGATGGGGTGCATCTCTATTTCAACCAGTCCGGTAACAGTTGGTGCAGCAAACAGGACCTGCCTGTTTTCCCCCAGGTCGACAACCTCAGCGCCATTACCGTAGTGGACCTGTTGGGCAACGGAACAGCCTGTCTGGTCTGGTCCTCCCCCCTTCCCGGTCACTTTGGCAGACAGATGGGCTATGTCAACCTGATGGGGGATCAAAAACCCCACCTGCTCATCAAAACAGCCAATAACCTGGGGGCCGAAACCCGGGTGCACTACGCGCCATCCACCAAATTTTACCTGATGGATAAACAACGCGGAGTCCCATGGATCACAAAGCTGCCCTTTCCCGTGCATGTGGTGGAAAAGATGGAGACCTTTGACTGGATCAGCCGCAACCGTTTTGTAACCCGCTACGCCTATCACCACGGTTATTTTGACGGAGAGGAGCGGGAGTTCCGGGGTTTTGCCATGGTGGAACAGTGGGACGGCGAGGCCATGGCTGCCATCAGCAACAATAACGGATTGTTCACGCCGGTGAATGAGAAAGCGGAATTTTCCCTCCCGGAGGTTTATACAAAAACCTGGTTCCATACCGGCGTGCCAGGTGATCAGGGCCTTATCAGCCAGAGTCTGGCCGGGGAATATGACGGTGCGCCCCCAAAGAGCGATCCTGACTACGGAAAAAATTTCCAAACGTTCATCACTGAACAGCTGTTGCCGGACACCGTCCTTCCCCAAGATTTATCCGTTGCAGAAATCCGCGAAGCGTGCCGTTCCCTCAAAGGCTCCATGCTGCGCCAGGAGATATATGCCCTGGACGGCAGCGACAAAGAGGCACATCCCTATAGTATCATGGAACAGAATTTCACAATCTGCTCTCTTCAAGACCGGGGCACCAACCGTCATGCCATATTCTTTACCCACCCCAGGGAAGCCATTACGTTTCACCACGAACGTAATCCAGATGACCCGCGGATTCAGCATGCCATGACTCTGGCGGTAGATGAGTATGGAAATATTCTGAAAGAGGCAACCATCGGCTATGGCCGCTCGATGGATGCACCCGATGAACAAAAACTCATCCATATCACCTGCACGGAAAACAGTTTCACCACTGCAATCACTGACGAGATTGGTGTTTACCGCACGCCCCTGCCCGCTGAGTCGCGCACCTATGAAATGCGCAAGGCAGAACAGGAAAAAAGTCCAAACGGGAAGTTCAGACCTTATGGCTTTGAAGAGATGCGGAGCTATGTGGCGCAGGCAGGAGCTGGTCACCACGATATTGCTTACCAGGATATACATTTTTCCCAAGCCCAGGAAACGGACACCTACTTTCGGCGGCCCATTGAACACGTCAGGACCTTGTACCGGGATAACGAGCTGACAGGTCCTTTGCCTCTGGGAGAACTTGAATCGCTGGCGCTTCCCTATGAAAGCTATAAACTTGCCTTTACGGACGAGCTGCTGAATACCGTTTTCCAACGTCCACACCCGGGCGAGCAGGATGAGCCACTCTTGCCCGATGATCCTGCAGATGCTCTATCAATCGCAAATCCCGGCGAAGCGATCAGCGGACACGGGGGGTATGTAAAACTATCCTTCAATGCGGACGATCAGAACCGCTGGTGGGTTCCATCCGGTCAGGTCTTTTTCTCTTCCGGAGAAAACGATACACCCCAGGCAGAGCTTGGGGCGGCCCGCCATAATTTTTTCACCCCAAGGCGTTATCTCGATCCCTTCGGACATTCCACCACGGTGACCTTTGATCCGCACTGTTTGTTGATGCAGGAAACCTGCGACGCCCTTGGGAACACTGTCCTTGCCGAGAATGACTACCGTGTTTTGCAACCCAGTGGGATGACCGACCCCAACGGCAACCGGAATGCAGTGGTCTTCGATACTTTGGGCATGGTGGCGGGTACCGCGGTGATGGGCAAGATTGATGACCAGGACCGGTCAGAAAGTGGGGACTCGCTGCTGGACTTCGTCAGTGATCCGACGGTTGGACAGTTGACGGCCATGATGGAAGCTCCCACAGAACGGTCCGGCGAACTGTTGAAGCAGGCAACCACACGCATCGTTTACGATCTGGATAGGTTCCATAAGACCCAATCGCAATATCCCCAAGATCCTTCCCAATGGTATCCCGTATTCGCCGCCACCATCGCCCGTGAAACCCATGTGAGAGATCTTCAGGACGGACAGGAAACAGCGTTGCAGATCAGTTTCAGCTACTCCGACGGTTTCGGCCGTGAAATTCAAAAAAAGATCCAGGCCGAACCGGGGCCTCTGGACCTGAATGATCCTAATTCTCCCCATGCGGAACCGCGCTGGGTGGGCAGCGGCTGGACCGTTTTTAACAACAAGGGAAAACCGGTCAGGCAGTATGAGCCTTTTTTCGATGATTCCCATGAGTTCAAATTCGGCAATAAGGTCGGTGTCAGCCCGATTCTGTTTTATGATCCCCTGGGGCGGATCGTTGCCACCCTGCATCCCAACCACACCTGGGAAAAGGTACGCTTCGACCCCTGGCAGCAGACCACCTGGGATGTCAACGACACCTGCGCGGTATACAATCCTCAGGCCGTTGTTCCGCACGATACCCGCACTGATCCCGATATTGGCGGGTATGTGGATGAATATTTCAAGACTCAGCCATCAGGATGGCTGAGCTGGTACGAACAGCGCATCGAAGGGGCTTTGGGAACGGCCGAGCAGACTGCCGCAAGAAAGGCTGCCCATCACGCCGACACCCCGACCACCGCCCATTTTGACAGCCTGGGCCGCCCCTTCCTCACCATCGCCCGTAACCGTGTTGTTTGTCCGGGCCATAGCCTTAATGGCAACGAGGATGAGTTGGAAACCAGGATTGAGCTGGACATTGAGGGCAACCAGCAAAGCGTAACCGATGCCAAAGGCCGGGTGGTGATGCGCTATAAGTACGACATGCTGGGCACGGTCATCCATCAGGTCAGCATGGAGGCGGGTGCGCGTTGGATGCTGAACGACGTGAGAAGCAAGCCGATCCACAGCTGGGACAGCAGAAACTTCAGCCACCGGATGACCTACGACGCCCTTCGGCGGCCACGGGAGCACTATGTCAAAGGCGCAGAAGGGACGGAACAACTGGTGGGAAAGACCCTCTACGGGGACACCCCTGGCGCCCTGCCTGCCCCCGAACAGAGCAACCATCGGGGACAAGCCTACAAGGTCTATGACAATGCCGGTCTGGTCACCAGCGAGGCCTATGATTTCAAGGGCAACCTGCTCTCCAGCAGCATCCAGTTGCGGCAGGACTACAAGGCAACGGCTGACTGGCCGCAGAATCCGGAAACCGAAGAGGATAAATTGGAGCAGGAGGTCTTCTGTAGTCGCAGCTGGTACGATGCCCTCAACCGGCCGGTGCAGCTCATCGCCCCCCACAGCAACCCGCCTGGCACCAAATTCGACATCATCCGCCCCGGCTATAACGAAGCCAACCTGCTGGAGCGGGTGGATGTCTGGCCCCAGCAGAAGGAGGCCCCGGAGGACCTGCTCGATCCGGACAGCGCCCCGCTCCAGGCTGTGAGCAACATCGACTACGATGCCAAGGGGCAGCGGCAGCAGATCGCATACGGCAACGGCACCAAGACCAGCTACAGCTATGATCCGCAGTCTTATCGGCTGACCCGCCTGCTCACCACCAGGACCGCAGGCGGCAATGGGCTGATCGCCAATATCTTCAGCAGCCCGAACTGCCTCCAGGATCTGCGCTATACATACGACCCGGCCGGCAACATCAGCCGGATTGAGGACGCCTCCCTGAAAACAACCTTTCACAGTGGCAAAATCGACCCCGCCTTCAACTACACCTACGACGCCCTCTACCGGTTGATCGAGGCCATGGGGCGGGAGCAGATAGGGCAATCCGCCACCCCGGTGGAAAAGTCCAACACCCGCGATTACCCCTTTGCCGGTTCCTGTCCGCAGAGCAGCAACCCGCAGGCCCTGCGGGCTTACACCGAACGCTATGTCTACGATGCGGTCGGCAATTTTATCAATTTCATTCATAAGGCGGACGCTGGCGACTGGCAGCGGGATTACCACTATGAGGCGGCGAATCTGCTGGCCGAAGAAACAGGCGTCAGCAACCGATTGACCACTACAGTGCTGCACCCCAACGGTAACCAACCGGTGGTGGAGCCCTACAGCTACGACGCCCACGGCAATATGACCGCTATGCCCCACCTGAGTCTGATGGCATGGGATTTCCACGATCAGCTCTGCGCCTCGTCCAAGCAGGTGGTAAACAACGGCGGCACACCGGAGACCACCTGGTATGTCTATGACAGTGGCGGCCACCGGGTGCGCAAGGTGACGGAGAACTATGCCGATGCGGGCAGTGATCCGACAAAAAAAAACGAGCGCATCTATCTGGGCGGATTTGAGCTCTACCGAGAATATGCGGGGGACGGCAACGATCTCACCCTGGAGCGGGCGACCCTGCACCTGATGGACGATAAACAACGAATCGGGCTGGTGGAGACCAAAATGGTTGATACAAACAGCAATGAAGGTTTAGGTGTGCCGCTGGTGCGCTATCAACTGGCCAATCATCTGGGCTCGGCCAGCCTGGAGTTGGATCGGGATGGAGGCTTGATTTCTTACGAGGAGTATCACCCCTACGGCACCACCGCCTTTCAGCTGCATAAGGGAGAAGTGAGCCTGAAGCGCTATCGCTATACCGGGATGGAGCGGGATGAAGAGACCGGGTTGAATTATCATTCGGCGCGGTATTATGCGTTGTGGTCGGGGAGGTGGTGCAGTTGTGATCCGGCGGGGTTGGTGGATGGTGTGAATATATATATGTATGCCAAAAACTCTCCTTTGTTATTGATTGATCCGCTTGGGCAGCAAAGCCTTGAAGAATTAGAGAACGGACCTCCACCGGGCGGATATTCAATGTTCACCCCCTTAAATGAGGGAGCACCTGATGATATAGCATTGCCGATTGGAGAAGGGCGAGAGTTGCCTCACTATAGCCCACCCCATACTCCCTCCCCTCAATCTGACGCAAAAAGTACTTCGACTAACACCACAGATGTTATCATTAGACCTGACAACCAAAGAAATCCGCCACATTCCTGTGATTGGATAGCTCCTGGGGAAAAAATTCCTGTATGCCACTTCTTAATAGATAACCCAACCGCAGGCAAACTCTATGAAGCGTTTCAGGTTATAGGATCAGTTCTTCTTCTCCGCCAGGATCTGAAATCTTTAAGCGGTTCTTTCAGAAATAGGAAAGGAGAATTTCACACCTATAGCGAAACTGTAACAACGAAGACGCGACAAGCTCCATCTAAGCCAAAATCCGTTGAATTGTATAAATCTACACTTCGTGGGCCGACACCACCTCATAGCGATGCCGATACGGTCTTTTTTAAAGATCGTGGGGATAGAAGAATGACAATCATGCGCCAAAGGCACAACGAGATCACGTTCGATACAGAGATTGGGCCTGGAGATATGGGCCTTGCCCACTACGTTGCTCGGAAGAGTGGAGGCAATATATATCTTGGAAGTGGAACACATGGCACTCCGGCAGGAGGAGTCAGCTGGATCATTCCTAGGTTAAGGCATCTACCGTTTTTTGAGCAAGATAGAGATCTTTTCCAAGGAACACGAAGAGGAATTATAACACGAGTGTATGATGTCCATGAAGACGTAGAGAGGCAAAGATTCTTCAAAAAAATCGAGGATAGTAGAAACGCATTTGAAGGTCAAATAACAGTGATACGAGGATGGTGTTGGAGTACGTACACTAAGGATTTTTGA